In one window of Anaerobacillus alkaliphilus DNA:
- a CDS encoding S41 family peptidase, whose protein sequence is MITKQVVLTDSIRKEVVEEFVARLVKDYVFPELAKEIGIEIVSKLQNGDYDTINDAEAFSKALTDDIQTVSKDRHLRVTVTAEEKVVENKVSEKEMMEEYYGISKANNYGFFKIERLPGNIGYIELRNFEDPTTAGETATHAMNFVANTEALIFDLRKNGGGSPGMVALLTTYLFEQPVHLNNFYTRAGDRTIQSWTLPHVPGKRFVNKPVHILTSNYTFSAAEEFTYNLINLKRATVIGEVTGGGANPGAMQQLTKHFRAFIPTGRAINPITRTNWEGTGVQPDIETEKDKAFDCAYQLALRHVRNVYQNQEGYGFMLKEIDQQLES, encoded by the coding sequence TTGGTAAAGGATTACGTATTTCCTGAACTGGCGAAAGAAATTGGAATAGAAATAGTTAGTAAGCTCCAAAATGGAGACTATGATACGATTAATGATGCCGAAGCATTTTCAAAAGCACTAACAGATGATATTCAAACGGTTTCAAAAGATCGCCATCTACGAGTGACGGTCACCGCTGAAGAGAAAGTAGTCGAGAATAAAGTTAGTGAAAAAGAAATGATGGAAGAATACTATGGAATATCAAAAGCGAATAATTATGGATTTTTTAAGATTGAAAGATTGCCAGGTAACATTGGGTATATAGAGTTACGTAATTTTGAAGATCCAACTACAGCAGGTGAGACAGCAACACATGCGATGAACTTTGTTGCGAATACAGAGGCCCTAATTTTTGACTTACGGAAAAATGGTGGGGGAAGCCCTGGTATGGTGGCATTGCTAACAACTTATTTGTTTGAACAACCTGTTCACTTAAATAATTTCTATACACGAGCTGGAGATCGTACGATCCAGTCTTGGACGTTGCCACATGTTCCAGGAAAACGTTTTGTTAATAAGCCAGTTCACATTCTAACTAGTAACTACACCTTTTCAGCAGCAGAAGAATTTACATACAATCTCATCAACTTAAAGCGGGCTACAGTGATTGGTGAGGTGACGGGTGGAGGCGCAAATCCAGGGGCTATGCAACAGCTAACAAAACATTTCCGAGCGTTTATTCCTACAGGCAGAGCGATTAACCCAATTACACGTACGAACTGGGAAGGAACTGGGGTACAACCAGATATTGAGACAGAGAAAGATAAAGCATTTGACTGTGCTTACCAATTGGCACTTCGGCATGTAAGAAATGTCTACCAAAATCAAGAAGGTTATGGGTTTATGCTTAAAGAGATTGATCAGCAGTTGGAGTCATAA
- a CDS encoding acetamidase/formamidase family protein — MIHKIDLDAKNLHGSFSKDYEPILTIQSGDSIQLQTLDIQWGYSDAEGIERTIFSSRENEVKPGHPIFGPIAIEGAKPGMVLEVRINDLVPGWYGRNWAGGNPSWQNEKLGLTESERIQLDWRLDTTTMTGSCTIGNREFSVALSPFLGLLGVAPAEDGVHPTAPPRYCGGNIDCKELVKGSSLFLPIAVDGALFSLGDGHALQGDGESSGTAIECPMDFVDVTLIVHEKLDYQMPLAKTNSGWMTFGFHEDLNEATAMALDEMVKLIQKLYNISKTEATALASVAVDLRITQVVNGVKGVHAMLPYGAIRISKG; from the coding sequence ATGATACATAAAATTGATCTAGATGCTAAAAACCTCCACGGGTCTTTTAGCAAAGATTACGAACCAATACTAACCATCCAATCAGGTGATTCCATTCAACTACAAACACTTGATATTCAATGGGGCTACTCCGATGCGGAAGGTATTGAGCGAACAATTTTTTCATCAAGGGAAAACGAAGTGAAACCTGGGCATCCCATTTTTGGTCCGATTGCCATTGAAGGTGCTAAGCCTGGAATGGTGTTAGAAGTTCGGATCAATGATCTCGTCCCTGGATGGTATGGACGAAATTGGGCAGGTGGAAACCCTAGTTGGCAAAATGAAAAACTCGGCTTAACAGAAAGTGAAAGAATTCAACTAGACTGGAGGCTAGATACTACAACCATGACCGGAAGCTGTACGATTGGCAATCGCGAGTTTTCTGTTGCGCTTTCTCCATTTTTAGGTTTACTAGGAGTAGCCCCGGCTGAGGATGGGGTTCATCCAACTGCACCTCCGCGCTATTGTGGTGGGAATATTGACTGTAAAGAACTAGTCAAAGGGTCTAGTCTTTTTTTACCGATCGCAGTAGATGGGGCTTTATTTTCTCTTGGTGATGGACATGCCTTACAAGGAGACGGCGAAAGTTCTGGAACAGCGATTGAATGTCCAATGGATTTCGTTGACGTAACCCTTATTGTCCATGAGAAGTTAGACTATCAAATGCCTCTGGCAAAAACAAATTCAGGCTGGATGACCTTTGGTTTTCACGAAGATTTAAATGAAGCGACTGCTATGGCACTCGACGAGATGGTGAAACTAATACAAAAACTCTATAACATTTCAAAGACTGAGGCAACGGCTCTTGCAAGTGTCGCTGTTGATCTACGCATTACCCAAGTCGTTAACGGTGTCAAAGGTGTTCATGCAATGCTTCCGTATGGGGCAATTCGAATTTCTAAAGGATAA
- a CDS encoding Gfo/Idh/MocA family protein, which translates to MTMHKIMLIGHGGISSKYLQAFSTVPNTKIVGVVGRSPERVKDFGIANGIQVYGTAIEEVAKNSGATAAVILTPNALHYHGVMEASRLGLHCLCEKPLHISREKQVEMINSCKTNNVKLAVSYMRRFIPHFVRIKELIDSGKLGRLLVVDASIKNYRDKEYYSSWHGTNDFDGGGPFIQQGSHMVDLVLWLTGGYQKVLEARRFQVYHEIETEDHGYAVVRYKNGAVGMITASTATPGLNTEFIEISGTKGSIRANYQKILDWNVEGFELPTNIDRKNNFEKLVEDFISSIETGSEPFVTGESAKTATELVMDIYEKAGDPLKLTD; encoded by the coding sequence ATGACAATGCACAAAATCATGCTTATTGGTCATGGTGGTATAAGCTCAAAATATCTACAAGCTTTTTCCACAGTCCCAAATACAAAAATCGTCGGTGTCGTTGGTCGCTCGCCTGAGAGAGTAAAAGATTTCGGAATTGCAAATGGTATTCAGGTTTATGGAACTGCGATTGAAGAAGTAGCGAAAAACTCTGGAGCTACTGCTGCAGTTATCCTTACTCCAAATGCTTTACATTATCATGGAGTGATGGAGGCATCGAGATTAGGTCTTCACTGTTTGTGTGAGAAACCGCTACATATTTCACGAGAAAAGCAGGTTGAGATGATCAATAGTTGTAAGACGAATAACGTTAAGCTTGCTGTTTCTTATATGAGACGGTTTATTCCTCATTTTGTGCGAATCAAGGAGCTCATTGACTCTGGTAAGCTAGGAAGGCTTTTGGTAGTAGATGCATCGATCAAGAACTATCGAGACAAAGAGTATTATAGTTCGTGGCATGGGACGAATGATTTTGATGGTGGCGGTCCTTTTATTCAGCAAGGCTCACACATGGTTGATCTAGTTCTGTGGCTCACTGGCGGCTATCAGAAGGTACTAGAAGCAAGACGATTTCAGGTCTATCATGAAATTGAAACAGAAGATCATGGCTATGCTGTGGTTCGATATAAAAATGGAGCCGTTGGCATGATTACTGCGTCGACTGCAACACCTGGCCTTAACACTGAATTCATTGAAATATCGGGTACTAAAGGTTCTATTCGTGCCAACTATCAAAAAATCCTGGATTGGAATGTTGAAGGGTTTGAACTACCTACTAATATTGATCGGAAAAACAACTTTGAAAAACTAGTCGAAGATTTTATTTCGTCGATTGAAACCGGATCAGAACCTTTTGTTACGGGAGAGAGTGCAAAAACTGCAACTGAACTGGTGATGGATATCTATGAAAAGGCTGGAGACCCTCTCAAGCTAACAGACTAA
- a CDS encoding plasmid pRiA4b ORF-3 family protein: MIIHCTKKLLDELKIKPSIETEENPLFSWHANILIINRKKTVVFVNDLNRFVVVLYGLKAKELQKLDECFIRGIREVFQAEGIQEEVIEDYLQQVKQVSFAKTKGRTYVARLNRDCEDIQYLLDDINANKLIQTRLSKFKNSMLVGDGKGDYYDPNEEMYKALAELTGKDVFRLEAVELKITLQLENFNVWRTLVVPTRVTFDQFHKIIQTAFGWRDWHLHEFSITDKNETVARLVGEDEIRRNPNSHSILESEKKLSDFLPPYKTINYIYDFGDGWEHKIELINVIPDNSKNYVECIAGEGATPPEDVGGEYGFKEFLAIISDENHPEHFAMTRWGIEQEYKPFNLKEINRDLLILRKRQ; encoded by the coding sequence ATGATTATACACTGTACAAAAAAACTATTAGATGAACTTAAAATCAAGCCATCGATTGAAACAGAGGAAAATCCACTGTTTTCTTGGCACGCAAATATTCTTATCATAAATAGAAAAAAGACGGTAGTATTTGTAAATGACTTGAACCGTTTCGTAGTTGTTTTATACGGCTTGAAAGCAAAAGAACTACAAAAATTAGACGAATGTTTTATTAGGGGAATTAGAGAAGTATTTCAAGCTGAGGGAATTCAAGAAGAAGTGATTGAAGACTATCTCCAACAAGTAAAGCAAGTGAGTTTTGCCAAAACTAAAGGAAGGACATATGTAGCAAGACTGAACCGAGATTGCGAAGACATTCAGTATCTTCTTGATGATATAAATGCGAATAAACTAATCCAAACCCGCTTATCAAAGTTTAAAAACAGCATGCTAGTCGGTGATGGCAAGGGGGATTATTATGACCCAAACGAAGAGATGTACAAAGCCTTAGCAGAACTTACAGGCAAAGATGTATTTCGTCTAGAAGCAGTTGAACTAAAGATAACCTTGCAGCTAGAAAACTTTAACGTTTGGAGAACACTAGTTGTTCCTACACGCGTGACATTTGATCAGTTCCATAAAATCATTCAAACTGCCTTTGGGTGGAGAGACTGGCACCTCCATGAATTTTCTATTACGGACAAAAATGAAACAGTTGCTCGTTTAGTAGGTGAAGATGAAATACGCCGAAATCCTAACTCTCATTCAATTCTAGAGAGTGAAAAGAAATTATCTGACTTTCTACCGCCCTACAAAACAATCAATTATATCTATGATTTCGGAGACGGATGGGAACATAAAATTGAACTAATAAATGTCATTCCGGATAATTCAAAAAATTATGTTGAATGTATAGCAGGTGAAGGAGCTACACCACCAGAGGATGTGGGCGGAGAATATGGATTTAAGGAGTTTTTGGCGATCATCTCAGACGAAAACCACCCGGAGCACTTCGCGATGACTAGGTGGGGAATCGAACAAGAATATAAGCCGTTTAATCTTAAAGAGATTAATCGAGATTTGTTAATCTTGAGAAAAAGGCAGTAA
- a CDS encoding ATP-grasp domain-containing protein yields MKSIVFLESNKSGSSREAIRAAENMGYLTVLITNRKRTLHQREEFPDVHQMYYCNLSNVEEIEKIIDYLKELGLEIQLIVSFVDPYVCTASLLMDKCCEKNQLNTSAISKMEDKYETRKTLASKPYTPFFELYNGELTITDFTDEAKKHLPLIVKSPNSTGSKDVFLAVTREELEYHISILREKYPGKSVLVEEYVDGPQYLVEAMIIDGTPHLIAVIEQEITKKQRFIVTGYCVLAEVEKSLNTSLKRLVTSISRSFQFTNGAMHLEIRRKGDKWKLIEINPRISGGAMNKMVETAFNINLVKETLRLYLGERPEITPKTNKFVFTQYVIVSKPGKLLKVTGRNKAENSPGVVSVYIKPRKGTVLIPPLSMGNRYAYVIARGETKDEATNLAKEAADLIEFHLDDETSTD; encoded by the coding sequence ATGAAATCTATTGTATTTCTAGAGTCAAACAAATCAGGTTCAAGTAGAGAAGCCATTCGGGCTGCAGAAAATATGGGATATCTTACTGTCCTTATTACAAATCGGAAAAGGACGTTGCATCAACGGGAAGAGTTCCCTGATGTGCATCAGATGTATTACTGTAACTTAAGCAATGTAGAAGAAATTGAAAAGATAATAGACTATTTAAAAGAACTAGGTTTGGAAATACAGCTTATTGTTAGTTTTGTAGATCCATATGTTTGTACAGCTTCGTTACTAATGGATAAGTGTTGTGAGAAGAACCAACTTAATACAAGTGCGATTTCAAAAATGGAGGATAAATATGAAACGCGAAAGACCTTAGCAAGTAAGCCATATACTCCTTTTTTTGAATTGTACAATGGAGAACTTACAATTACTGATTTTACTGACGAAGCAAAAAAACATTTACCCTTAATCGTCAAATCTCCAAATTCAACCGGTTCCAAGGATGTATTTCTAGCAGTAACACGAGAAGAATTAGAATATCATATTTCGATTTTAAGAGAAAAATATCCAGGGAAATCAGTGTTAGTTGAGGAATACGTGGATGGACCCCAATATTTAGTAGAAGCAATGATTATTGATGGTACGCCCCATCTCATAGCCGTTATTGAACAAGAAATCACAAAAAAACAACGTTTTATTGTTACTGGATATTGTGTATTAGCTGAAGTTGAGAAAAGTCTTAACACTAGTCTTAAAAGGTTAGTTACATCTATTTCTAGATCATTTCAGTTTACAAATGGAGCAATGCACCTTGAGATTAGAAGAAAAGGAGATAAGTGGAAGCTTATCGAGATAAACCCTAGGATTTCTGGGGGAGCCATGAACAAAATGGTCGAAACTGCCTTTAACATTAACCTAGTAAAAGAAACGCTACGACTATATCTTGGTGAAAGACCGGAAATCACTCCAAAAACAAATAAATTTGTTTTTACCCAATACGTGATTGTTTCCAAACCAGGGAAATTATTAAAGGTAACTGGAAGGAATAAAGCTGAAAATTCTCCTGGGGTAGTATCTGTATATATTAAACCTAGAAAAGGTACCGTGCTAATTCCTCCGTTATCGATGGGAAATCGCTATGCTTATGTGATCGCTCGTGGTGAAACGAAGGATGAGGCAACAAACCTAGCCAAAGAAGCAGCGGATCTAATAGAATTTCATCTAGACGACGAAACGTCCACCGACTAA
- a CDS encoding YheC/YheD family protein, which produces MTLIGMLHRRKDPTTVFKSYAYAISAKAEGAEFVFFTPKSVDFEKQCIYGKIYENGEWLDTVTRFPDVIYNASYVSSSANDIVDKLQEVIPFTSYSIGDKLGVNDRLKVAKDFSQYLIPSEELHDWEQFIQQLSSFKEVVVKPVTGNKGKGIYFIKKLADAFLIGHELEEQSLSLEQLKEFFHNQLEGNDYLLQPYIRSVTKSGNSLDFRLHVQKNGQGKWVSTSIYPRIAPPNTIVTNISNGGYTSPLESLLYYEYNHVEAFNIKRTLEYFSVALAKHLDEIQKDEFGEELDELGIDVGIDQKKKLWIYEVNWRPGCPPLFYLELDVVRNTIHYAMFLVEKQKREHIKKQQGKRQTKNVTDRQSTDISFVSSFTKHQSKG; this is translated from the coding sequence TTGACATTAATCGGGATGCTCCACCGTCGAAAAGATCCTACAACGGTCTTTAAGTCATATGCCTATGCAATTTCTGCAAAAGCAGAAGGAGCAGAGTTCGTCTTTTTTACTCCGAAAAGCGTTGACTTCGAAAAGCAATGTATTTATGGAAAGATTTATGAGAACGGAGAATGGCTAGATACTGTCACTAGATTTCCTGATGTCATTTATAATGCATCGTATGTTTCATCTAGTGCCAATGATATCGTTGATAAGTTACAAGAGGTTATTCCATTTACATCGTATTCAATCGGAGATAAGCTCGGTGTAAATGACCGTTTAAAAGTAGCGAAGGATTTTTCACAGTATTTAATTCCTTCTGAAGAACTTCATGATTGGGAGCAGTTTATTCAGCAACTATCTTCTTTTAAAGAAGTTGTCGTGAAGCCGGTTACTGGAAACAAGGGTAAAGGAATTTACTTTATAAAAAAGTTGGCGGATGCGTTTTTAATTGGTCATGAGTTAGAGGAACAATCACTCTCACTTGAGCAATTAAAAGAGTTTTTTCATAATCAGCTTGAAGGAAACGATTATCTGCTCCAACCTTATATTCGAAGTGTAACGAAATCTGGAAACTCCTTAGACTTTCGTCTTCATGTTCAAAAAAACGGCCAAGGAAAATGGGTATCAACTTCTATCTACCCAAGGATTGCACCGCCTAATACGATTGTGACCAACATTAGTAATGGCGGATATACAAGTCCCTTAGAGTCCCTTTTATACTACGAATATAATCATGTAGAAGCGTTTAATATTAAACGGACACTTGAGTATTTTTCAGTTGCGTTAGCTAAACATTTAGATGAGATACAAAAGGATGAATTTGGTGAAGAGTTAGACGAATTAGGTATTGACGTTGGCATAGATCAAAAAAAGAAACTTTGGATATACGAAGTCAATTGGCGCCCTGGTTGTCCGCCACTTTTTTATTTGGAGTTAGACGTAGTCCGAAACACCATTCATTATGCGATGTTTCTAGTAGAAAAACAAAAACGAGAACATATAAAAAAACAACAGGGTAAAAGACAAACTAAAAATGTAACCGACCGTCAATCTACAGATATATCATTTGTTTCTTCTTTTACCAAACATCAATCTAAAGGATAA
- a CDS encoding UDP-glucose dehydrogenase family protein — MKVLVIGMGYVGTTLSLVLANEGHQVTGVDIDKQKIECLKNKHLYFYEPGLEQLLDKHLDNHSISFSTDVQTGIRDNEVIFVCVGTPQSEDGSPDLRYITATANEIGQSMNGYKLIIIKSTVPVGTNEMVSQWVEEAQVTPYPFDVVSNPEFLREGSALYDSLHPDRIVIGSTNENALQLVKSIFKDLHCPIVETTPRTAELIKYVSNSFLATKISFMNEIAKLCDSLGTNVNDIARGVGLDHRIGSHFLEAGIGYGGSCFPKDIKALLKTGAEQKVPLSILQSVENVNEQQYMYLMEKMLNRLGSLTNKSIAVFGLSFKPNTDDVREAPAFFIINYLLSKGVKINIHDPIVQLERFYSGYDIEQFDTAELAAAGTDAVILCTDWPHYMGVDWKSIQTTMNTPNLYDGRNMLNSKQMTDLGFYYEGVGYK; from the coding sequence ATGAAAGTTCTTGTAATAGGCATGGGGTATGTAGGAACTACATTGAGCCTAGTTTTAGCAAATGAAGGACACCAAGTAACTGGAGTTGATATAGATAAGCAGAAAATTGAGTGTTTAAAGAATAAACATTTATATTTTTATGAACCTGGTTTAGAACAACTGCTAGATAAACACTTAGATAATCACTCTATTTCATTTTCTACCGACGTTCAGACAGGCATAAGGGACAATGAGGTCATATTTGTTTGTGTTGGTACACCTCAATCTGAGGATGGTAGTCCTGATCTACGCTATATTACCGCTACTGCAAACGAAATCGGACAATCCATGAACGGCTATAAGCTCATCATTATTAAAAGTACGGTTCCAGTTGGCACAAATGAAATGGTTTCACAGTGGGTTGAAGAAGCACAGGTCACACCTTATCCTTTTGACGTTGTTTCGAATCCTGAGTTTCTTCGTGAGGGTAGCGCATTATATGACAGTCTTCATCCAGATCGAATCGTTATTGGTAGTACAAACGAAAATGCATTACAACTGGTAAAGAGTATTTTCAAAGATTTACATTGCCCCATTGTTGAGACTACGCCAAGAACAGCGGAATTAATTAAATATGTATCAAATTCATTTTTGGCTACAAAAATATCGTTTATGAATGAAATTGCCAAACTTTGTGATTCCCTCGGAACAAATGTAAACGACATTGCTCGCGGTGTTGGTCTTGATCATCGCATCGGCTCTCATTTTCTTGAAGCTGGCATTGGTTATGGAGGATCTTGTTTTCCAAAGGATATCAAAGCTCTGCTAAAAACAGGCGCTGAACAAAAGGTTCCATTGTCAATCTTACAGAGTGTAGAGAACGTAAATGAACAACAATATATGTATTTAATGGAGAAAATGTTAAACCGTTTAGGCTCTCTAACAAACAAATCGATCGCAGTATTTGGATTATCTTTTAAACCAAATACGGATGATGTAAGAGAAGCTCCAGCATTTTTTATCATAAATTATCTTCTTAGCAAAGGTGTAAAAATTAACATCCATGATCCAATCGTTCAATTAGAACGTTTTTATTCAGGATATGATATTGAACAATTTGACACCGCAGAACTTGCTGCAGCTGGGACTGATGCAGTTATTCTCTGCACAGATTGGCCACATTACATGGGGGTCGATTGGAAAAGCATTCAAACAACCATGAATACGCCAAATCTTTATGATGGAAGGAACATGCTGAATTCTAAGCAAATGACCGATTTAGGCTTTTACTACGAAGGTGTCGGGTACAAGTAG
- a CDS encoding glycosyltransferase — MQKLLFAGRDFKFMTDIIDFFESDPNFEVKFDHWKGKDRHNEEESRNLLQWADIIIAEWCLGNAVWYSKNKLEHQKLFIRLHRQEIKRNYLYDLKIKNINKLVFIAPHIKEEVEQKISLPADKSTLIYNTTNVTLLNKQKVKDSMFHIGMLGFHTKRKRPDKVIEIFEKLKQIDNRYTLHFKGKHPSDVSWVWKKEAQREYFKKLFERIEASPYKDSIIFDDFGSDVDEWFRNIGFILSTSDHEGSHQAVSEGMASGSIPMITGWEGPERMYPPEYVKYSTDDIVKAILVYRNNEKQFSAKQKEVVNFCYKHFDTDIICRQWLELITNS; from the coding sequence ATGCAAAAGCTTTTGTTTGCCGGTCGAGACTTTAAGTTTATGACCGACATCATTGATTTCTTTGAAAGTGACCCAAACTTTGAAGTGAAGTTTGATCATTGGAAAGGGAAAGATCGGCATAATGAGGAAGAGAGTCGAAACTTATTACAATGGGCAGATATTATCATCGCCGAATGGTGTCTCGGTAATGCCGTTTGGTATTCAAAAAATAAATTAGAGCATCAAAAATTATTTATCCGTTTACACCGTCAAGAAATAAAGCGCAATTATCTATACGATTTAAAAATAAAAAATATCAATAAGTTGGTATTCATTGCACCACATATTAAGGAGGAAGTTGAACAGAAAATCAGTCTGCCAGCGGATAAATCTACATTAATTTACAATACAACAAATGTAACTCTATTAAACAAGCAAAAGGTAAAAGACTCTATGTTTCATATTGGGATGCTAGGCTTTCATACAAAAAGGAAAAGACCTGATAAAGTGATTGAAATCTTTGAAAAACTTAAACAGATTGATAATCGCTACACGCTACATTTTAAGGGAAAGCACCCATCTGATGTTAGCTGGGTCTGGAAAAAAGAAGCACAGCGTGAGTACTTTAAAAAGCTATTTGAAAGAATTGAGGCATCACCATATAAAGACTCAATCATTTTTGACGATTTTGGAAGTGATGTTGATGAATGGTTTAGAAACATCGGCTTTATCTTATCGACGAGTGATCATGAAGGTTCACATCAAGCTGTTTCTGAAGGAATGGCATCAGGAAGCATACCGATGATTACTGGCTGGGAAGGTCCTGAACGGATGTACCCGCCGGAGTACGTCAAATATAGCACCGATGACATCGTAAAAGCAATTCTAGTTTATCGCAACAATGAAAAGCAGTTCTCTGCTAAACAAAAAGAAGTGGTCAACTTTTGCTACAAGCACTTTGATACTGATATCATTTGTCGCCAATGGCTCGAGCTCATTACCAATTCGTAA
- a CDS encoding glycosyltransferase family 2 protein: MASDLSQKVTAIIKTFERKDCLDNLIRSIKKYYPDLPIIVVDDSKNPVPRDDVEYHILPFDSGVSKGRNFLVNQVKTPYVLILDDDYEFIHETKIEKFVDVLENSTIDLVGGRWVMYDKNREKYRIHSYHGKLIIEDNVMYHTKNSNGKEYGYKLYDIIHQFYLARTETMKNHPWDEGQKVNDHIDFFLNYKDTLKIALHPEVFIYHNKYRDELYSKFRNRQSIYRPKYYQKHGFAERKRVKSHWQSPRKVMHFLSKETINRFRLKE, encoded by the coding sequence ATGGCATCAGACTTGAGTCAGAAAGTAACGGCAATCATTAAAACGTTTGAAAGAAAAGATTGCCTAGACAATTTGATCCGTAGTATAAAAAAATACTACCCTGACTTACCAATCATTGTTGTAGACGATAGCAAAAACCCAGTTCCTAGGGATGATGTAGAGTATCATATTTTACCATTTGATAGTGGAGTGTCAAAAGGTCGTAACTTTCTTGTAAATCAAGTAAAAACACCGTATGTATTAATTCTTGATGACGATTATGAATTTATTCATGAGACGAAAATTGAAAAGTTCGTGGATGTTCTTGAAAATTCAACCATTGATCTCGTTGGTGGACGTTGGGTCATGTACGATAAAAACAGAGAAAAATATAGAATTCATAGTTATCATGGAAAGTTAATCATTGAAGACAACGTCATGTACCACACGAAAAATTCTAATGGCAAAGAGTATGGCTACAAGCTTTATGATATTATCCACCAATTTTACCTAGCTAGAACAGAAACCATGAAAAATCACCCCTGGGATGAAGGACAAAAAGTCAACGACCATATTGACTTTTTCCTAAATTATAAAGATACACTAAAAATTGCCTTACACCCCGAAGTGTTTATTTATCATAATAAATATCGTGACGAACTATATAGTAAATTTAGAAACCGGCAAAGTATTTATCGTCCCAAATACTATCAAAAGCATGGGTTTGCGGAAAGGAAAAGAGTTAAGTCTCATTGGCAATCCCCAAGAAAAGTGATGCATTTCCTAAGTAAGGAAACGATAAACAGGTTTCGCCTTAAGGAGTGA
- a CDS encoding serine/threonine protein kinase, with product MSNLKWDKYEVKAIPIGDGFQGQVYQAYDPYSNKKVAIKKMLKLKHVERELALMQNYGTHPNLPEYYDYFLFNNCGYIVMEFIHGEPLINYKNNFEEKAAIRIILSVLEGFEHLHAKGYLHCDIAPQNIMVQLQDEYTVKIIDFANGVQKGKAGVFEGRKYQKKNPYGPPEVRTKHWLIDDSTDLYGVAATCVYLLTNTQPEYSEREKTHVFTIANKKLHKVLQKAMHPERKKRYQSAREFITALQPFV from the coding sequence ATGTCAAACCTAAAATGGGATAAGTATGAAGTAAAGGCTATACCAATTGGTGACGGGTTCCAAGGGCAAGTATACCAAGCATATGACCCGTATTCCAATAAAAAAGTAGCGATAAAGAAAATGCTTAAGTTAAAACACGTTGAACGGGAATTAGCATTAATGCAGAATTATGGTACTCACCCAAATCTTCCTGAATACTATGACTATTTTCTGTTCAACAATTGCGGATACATCGTCATGGAGTTTATCCATGGAGAACCGTTAATCAACTATAAAAATAACTTTGAAGAAAAGGCAGCGATAAGAATTATACTCTCCGTTTTAGAAGGTTTTGAGCATCTACATGCCAAGGGTTATTTACATTGTGACATAGCCCCACAAAATATAATGGTTCAGTTACAAGATGAATACACAGTGAAAATTATAGATTTTGCCAATGGTGTACAGAAAGGAAAAGCTGGTGTATTTGAAGGACGAAAATATCAGAAGAAAAATCCGTATGGTCCACCAGAAGTAAGAACAAAACACTGGCTAATTGATGATAGTACTGACTTATATGGAGTTGCCGCTACATGCGTGTACTTGTTAACGAACACTCAACCCGAGTACAGCGAAAGAGAAAAAACGCACGTGTTTACGATCGCAAATAAAAAGCTTCATAAGGTTCTTCAAAAAGCGATGCACCCAGAACGAAAAAAACGATATCAATCGGCAAGAGAGTTTATAACAGCATTACAGCCATTTGTTTAA